The following are from one region of the Nostoc cf. commune SO-36 genome:
- the rcbX gene encoding RuBisCO chaperone RbcX: MNLKQIAKDTAKTLQSYLTYQALRTVLAQLGETNPPLELWLHNFSSGKIQNGESYIEQLLREKPDLALRIMTVREHIAEEIAEFLPEMVRTGIQQSNMEQRRQHLERITRIDTSNPSLHTEQQATSDPNLDNLSN, from the coding sequence ATGAATCTTAAGCAAATTGCGAAGGACACAGCCAAAACTCTCCAAAGCTATCTGACTTATCAGGCTCTAAGGACAGTATTGGCACAGCTAGGCGAAACAAATCCGCCATTAGAACTTTGGCTGCATAACTTTTCGTCTGGCAAAATTCAGAATGGTGAGTCATATATTGAGCAACTGTTGCGAGAAAAACCAGATTTGGCGTTGCGAATTATGACTGTCAGAGAACACATTGCCGAAGAAATTGCAGAATTTTTGCCGGAAATGGTTCGAACTGGCATTCAGCAATCTAATATGGAGCAGCGTCGCCAGCATTTAGAACGCATCACACGAATAGACACATCTAACCCCAGCCTGCACACAGAACAGCAAGCAACTTCAGATCCGAATTTGGATAACTTATCCAATTAG
- a CDS encoding ribulose bisphosphate carboxylase small subunit encodes MQTLPKERRYETLSYLPPLTDAQIAKQIQYILNQGYIPAIEFNETSEPTELYWTMWKLPLFGAKSTQEVLSEVQACRSQFNTSYIRVVGFDNIKQCQILSFLVHKPNKY; translated from the coding sequence ATGCAAACTTTACCAAAAGAGCGTCGTTACGAAACCCTTTCTTATCTGCCACCCCTGACTGATGCTCAAATTGCCAAGCAGATCCAGTACATTTTGAATCAAGGTTACATTCCAGCGATCGAGTTCAATGAAACTTCTGAGCCAACAGAATTATATTGGACAATGTGGAAGCTGCCTTTGTTCGGTGCTAAATCTACTCAAGAAGTATTGAGCGAAGTTCAAGCATGTCGTTCTCAATTCAACACCAGCTATATCCGTGTTGTGGGTTTTGACAACATCAAGCAGTGCCAAATTCTCAGCTTTCTTGTTCACAAACCCAACAAATACTAA
- the psbP gene encoding photosystem II reaction center PsbP produces the protein MWKRIVLILLLMLSFSLCNSGVAAASGLKSFVDTNDGYQFLYPNGWLPVKVADGPDVVFHDLIEVSENVSVVISPVPEGKTLSELGTPTEVGYKLGKAALAPPDSGRSAELVNASQREVDGKIYYLLEYEVKLPNQQQRHNIASVAVSRGKVFTFNASIPEKRWQKVKRMIDEVVNSFSVY, from the coding sequence ATGTGGAAACGAATTGTATTAATTTTGCTATTGATGTTGAGCTTCAGCCTGTGTAATTCTGGTGTGGCTGCTGCATCTGGACTCAAAAGCTTTGTAGACACTAATGATGGCTATCAGTTTTTATATCCTAACGGCTGGCTACCAGTTAAAGTTGCCGATGGGCCAGATGTGGTTTTCCACGATTTGATTGAGGTGTCCGAAAATGTTTCGGTTGTGATTAGCCCAGTTCCAGAAGGCAAAACTTTGTCAGAATTGGGAACGCCAACAGAAGTAGGATACAAATTAGGAAAAGCGGCTCTCGCGCCTCCTGACTCTGGCCGTTCGGCTGAATTAGTCAATGCCTCACAGCGAGAAGTAGACGGTAAAATCTACTACCTTTTAGAGTATGAGGTTAAACTCCCCAATCAACAGCAACGACACAACATCGCCAGCGTTGCTGTAAGTCGTGGTAAAGTTTTTACCTTCAACGCCTCAATTCCTGAAAAACGCTGGCAGAAAGTTAAACGGATGATTGATGAGGTTGTTAATTCTTTTTCTGTCTATTAA
- a CDS encoding Maf family protein encodes MKIPPFVLASASPARRRLLQTVGIEPIVRASDFDESQIELSEPAELVKTLAQYKAETVAPQFESALIMGCDSVLAMNGEIYGKPADTTDAIARWQIMQGNFGDLYTGHALIDLSQNRTIVKSQVTRVYFAQMSEKAIKAYVATGEPLKCAGAFAIEGFGSFFVEKIEGCHTNVIGLSLPLLRQMLGELGYDATDFWQ; translated from the coding sequence ATGAAAATTCCACCTTTTGTACTTGCCTCCGCTTCCCCAGCCCGACGCCGATTGTTGCAAACTGTTGGTATTGAACCGATAGTTCGAGCAAGTGACTTTGATGAGTCGCAAATTGAATTAAGTGAACCAGCAGAATTGGTCAAAACTCTTGCCCAGTACAAGGCGGAAACTGTAGCCCCACAGTTTGAATCGGCTTTGATTATGGGTTGTGATTCAGTTTTGGCCATGAATGGTGAAATTTACGGAAAACCAGCAGATACAACTGATGCGATCGCACGTTGGCAGATAATGCAAGGTAACTTTGGCGACTTATACACAGGTCACGCCTTAATTGATTTATCTCAAAACCGTACTATAGTCAAGTCTCAAGTTACAAGAGTTTATTTTGCTCAAATGAGTGAGAAGGCAATTAAAGCTTATGTTGCCACAGGGGAACCCCTAAAGTGCGCTGGAGCCTTTGCAATTGAAGGTTTTGGTAGTTTCTTCGTCGAAAAAATTGAAGGCTGTCACACCAATGTAATTGGACTCAGTTTACCCTTGCTGCGGCAGATGCTAGGGGAACTAGGATATGATGCCACTGATTTTTGGCAGTAG
- a CDS encoding GDSL-type esterase/lipase family protein — MLQEVRICFVGDSFVNGTGDSECLGWTGRICANANKKGYDITYYNLGIRRETSTDIAKRWLQEVSLRLPKEYDGRVVFSFGLNDTTLENGKTRVDFADSIKNVCEILSEAQKLYPVLMVSPAPYAEQEDPQISQRTIDLSKQFALICNELNVSYLNIFPLLEKSNIWINEAKANDGVHPQAGGYAEFAQIVENWDAWLNWFPYNIAL, encoded by the coding sequence ATGCTACAAGAAGTAAGAATTTGTTTTGTTGGTGACTCTTTTGTTAACGGCACTGGCGATAGTGAATGTCTTGGTTGGACGGGTAGGATATGCGCTAATGCTAATAAAAAAGGTTATGACATTACTTACTATAATTTAGGAATTAGGCGAGAGACTAGTACCGATATAGCAAAGCGTTGGTTACAGGAAGTATCACTTCGCTTACCCAAAGAATATGATGGCAGAGTTGTATTTTCTTTTGGATTGAATGATACAACATTGGAAAACGGTAAAACTCGCGTAGATTTTGCAGATTCTATCAAAAATGTCTGTGAAATATTAAGTGAAGCTCAAAAATTGTACCCTGTGTTGATGGTTAGCCCTGCGCCATACGCAGAACAAGAAGATCCTCAAATAAGCCAGAGAACTATTGATTTATCTAAACAGTTTGCTTTAATTTGTAATGAATTAAATGTATCTTATTTAAATATTTTTCCGCTATTAGAAAAATCAAACATCTGGATAAATGAGGCAAAAGCCAATGATGGTGTTCATCCTCAAGCAGGTGGTTATGCAGAATTTGCCCAAATTGTAGAAAATTGGGATGCTTGGTTAAATTGGTTTCCTTATAACATTGCTCTATAA